In Rutidosis leptorrhynchoides isolate AG116_Rl617_1_P2 chromosome 2, CSIRO_AGI_Rlap_v1, whole genome shotgun sequence, one genomic interval encodes:
- the LOC139891264 gene encoding auxin-responsive protein SAUR71-like codes for MKKLIRRLSRVADSSHYSLLRQDSRPSRRSQAPKSRRSNSGVPEGHIPVYVGDEMERFIVSAELLNHPIFIYLLNKSAQEYGYEQQGVLRIPCHVILFERVLEALRLGEEAANYDQLQLLLADEFVC; via the coding sequence ATGAAGAAACTCATCCGCCGCCTTTCTCGGGTCGCCGACTCATCTCACTACTCTCTTTTACGACAAGACTCTCGTCCCTCACGCCGTTCACAGGCTCCGAAATCACGCCGGTCCAACAGTGGAGTACCGGAAGGACATATTCCGGTATATGTCGGAGACGAAATGGAACGGTTCATCGTAAGCGCCGAACTACTTAATCATCctatttttatttatcttttaaATAAGTCGGCTCAAGAATATGGGTATGAACAACAAGGTGTACTTCGTATTCCCTGCCACGTCATCCTTTTTGAAAGAGTACTTGAAGCTTTACGGCTTGGTGAAGAAGCCGCTAATTATGATCAGCTTCAGCTTCTGTTAGCCGATGAATTTGTATGTTAA